A single Corynebacterium resistens DSM 45100 DNA region contains:
- a CDS encoding sucrase ferredoxin, producing the protein MSTKRNPAAGNAASSPERGDAKLEAAIDNTPVAKADLCAKPTAEKLPGTAKNAKLVLAVEFFRGWGKDILDGEALGDELAGDLKKFLKANKAELHFIRRPGRAGQDREKLGTRQLFIAWADAERAGYNPEEPYTPILEEMQVASTRDLLDLDLSRPGANAQAKTVDRNILLVCTHARRDRCCAIFGRPVAAELSKDYDEVWESSHTKGHRFAPSMILLPSNYSFGRLTSEEARHMLDGAREQHLTFHNNRGRGTLTPPAQVAELQVARHLLGVGIEPGLNDFASREIDSEIVHDREGNKSKTVKVEVTHFPTQKGFRVHLVQTDPIEVLTSCGEPPKKQRGWKATVLEEI; encoded by the coding sequence ATGTCCACCAAGAGGAATCCCGCAGCAGGAAATGCAGCTTCGTCCCCAGAACGCGGTGATGCAAAGCTAGAAGCAGCCATTGACAACACTCCAGTGGCAAAAGCGGACCTGTGTGCGAAGCCCACTGCGGAGAAACTGCCCGGTACCGCGAAGAACGCCAAGCTTGTTTTGGCGGTGGAGTTTTTCCGCGGTTGGGGGAAAGACATTCTCGATGGGGAAGCCCTCGGCGACGAGTTAGCGGGGGACCTCAAAAAATTCCTCAAGGCGAACAAAGCGGAACTGCACTTTATCCGCCGACCGGGCAGGGCCGGACAAGATCGAGAGAAGCTAGGTACCCGCCAGCTGTTCATCGCGTGGGCGGATGCCGAACGCGCCGGATACAACCCGGAAGAACCATACACGCCGATCCTGGAAGAAATGCAGGTCGCCAGTACCCGGGATCTGTTGGATCTGGACCTCAGCCGGCCCGGTGCGAACGCCCAAGCCAAAACGGTAGATCGCAATATCCTGCTGGTGTGCACCCATGCGCGGCGCGATCGCTGCTGCGCGATCTTCGGGCGACCCGTGGCTGCGGAACTCAGCAAGGACTACGACGAGGTGTGGGAATCTTCCCACACTAAGGGGCACCGCTTCGCGCCTTCCATGATCCTGCTTCCCAGTAACTATTCCTTCGGGCGCCTGACAAGCGAGGAAGCGCGGCACATGTTGGATGGTGCCCGTGAACAACACCTCACCTTCCACAACAACCGCGGCCGAGGAACTCTCACTCCACCGGCGCAAGTTGCTGAGCTTCAAGTCGCCCGCCACCTTTTAGGAGTGGGTATTGAACCTGGTCTCAATGATTTCGCCTCCCGGGAAATCGATTCGGAGATCGTGCACGATCGCGAAGGCAACAAGTCCAAAACAGTCAAAGTGGAGGTCACACACTTTCCCACACAGAAGGGATTCCGGGTGCATCTTGTGCAGACCGACCCGATTGAAGTGCTGACCTCATGCGGGGAACCGCCCAAGAAACAACGTGGTTGGAAGGCTACTGTGCTAGAGGAGATCTAA
- a CDS encoding Y-family DNA polymerase — MSKASGGQQNAQRVTVLWFPDWPVYAASRAEGWDVLHPAAVIAEHRVVACNASARKAGVRAGMKQRHALATCPVLHVATDDPAQQAAVHEELLVELESVAAHIETVRAGLLAFPMHALAKFYGDEDTAVELLLNATARANVDCLAGTADDLVTATWAARVGKSVEPGKAGEFVSDLPIEALCIEPALHGPREVMETLRQLGVVKMRDFAALRRSDVAARFGQDAVEWHRIASGQPSREVAPRQVEVPMQVVHEVDGPITNTETAAFVARQAAGRLHEELSSAGDVCLRLAVRARINAPAGYSGPTEIERVWRCREPLTEKDTAQRVRWQLDGWITRMRGAGAPRKAIGCEQGRHGIREEGRQGTTAEDAGFAGNGDFVQCGEFDGDNWDSDGIVGIVAIELAPVETVPAGSIMPGLWGGPDEGVRAARAAAGRAQALIGINAVLRPIPCGGRAVAGRVVTVPYGEEDPEEVKVLSTRRWRGELLAPLPSVIGAHRTAGANQLVSPSARLSANTGPRSRASARAGVASGSQMTAPSMQHPAAKVVVLDAEGEQLYVTGRGLLSGEPTHLRWGGHTFAITGWAGPWPVDEQWWAAGKRYARMQVSTDEPSAFLLVCKGTRWRIEATY, encoded by the coding sequence ATGAGTAAGGCGAGTGGCGGTCAGCAGAATGCTCAGCGGGTGACGGTGCTGTGGTTTCCGGATTGGCCGGTGTATGCCGCAAGTCGTGCGGAGGGCTGGGATGTGTTGCATCCGGCGGCGGTGATTGCGGAGCACCGGGTGGTGGCGTGTAATGCGTCGGCGCGGAAGGCCGGGGTGCGTGCGGGGATGAAGCAGCGGCATGCTCTGGCGACGTGTCCGGTGCTGCATGTGGCGACGGATGATCCGGCGCAACAGGCGGCGGTGCATGAGGAGTTGCTGGTGGAACTGGAATCCGTCGCGGCTCATATTGAGACGGTGCGGGCGGGCTTGTTGGCTTTCCCCATGCATGCGCTCGCCAAGTTTTATGGCGATGAGGATACGGCAGTGGAGCTGCTGTTGAATGCCACAGCGCGGGCGAATGTGGATTGTTTGGCGGGGACGGCTGATGACTTGGTGACTGCCACGTGGGCAGCGCGTGTGGGTAAAAGTGTGGAGCCGGGCAAAGCGGGGGAATTCGTTTCAGATTTGCCGATCGAGGCGCTGTGTATTGAGCCGGCTTTGCACGGGCCGCGCGAGGTGATGGAGACACTGCGGCAGTTGGGGGTGGTGAAGATGCGGGACTTTGCAGCTTTGCGCAGGTCGGATGTGGCGGCACGGTTTGGGCAGGATGCCGTGGAGTGGCACCGGATTGCCAGTGGGCAGCCCAGTCGCGAGGTCGCTCCGCGCCAGGTGGAGGTGCCCATGCAGGTGGTGCATGAGGTGGATGGCCCCATTACGAATACCGAGACCGCTGCGTTCGTGGCGCGACAAGCAGCTGGGCGATTGCATGAGGAGCTGTCCTCTGCCGGGGATGTGTGTTTGCGTTTGGCGGTGCGGGCGCGGATTAACGCACCGGCGGGATACTCCGGACCAACGGAAATCGAGCGAGTGTGGCGGTGCCGGGAGCCATTGACGGAAAAAGACACTGCGCAGCGCGTGCGGTGGCAATTGGATGGGTGGATTACTCGGATGCGTGGGGCGGGGGCGCCTCGCAAAGCGATTGGGTGTGAGCAGGGACGGCATGGGATCCGTGAAGAGGGACGTCAGGGGACTACTGCGGAAGATGCGGGGTTTGCCGGCAACGGTGATTTTGTCCAGTGTGGCGAGTTCGATGGGGACAATTGGGATAGTGATGGCATCGTCGGCATCGTCGCCATTGAACTGGCACCGGTGGAGACAGTCCCTGCCGGAAGCATCATGCCCGGATTGTGGGGTGGACCGGATGAAGGTGTGCGCGCAGCACGGGCGGCAGCGGGGCGCGCACAAGCTTTGATCGGGATTAATGCTGTATTACGGCCCATTCCCTGTGGAGGTCGTGCCGTAGCTGGGCGCGTGGTGACTGTGCCTTATGGGGAGGAAGATCCAGAAGAAGTGAAGGTACTTAGCACACGACGATGGCGAGGAGAGCTGCTGGCGCCACTGCCTTCGGTGATTGGAGCTCACAGAACTGCTGGGGCTAATCAATTGGTGAGCCCATCGGCGCGCTTGTCGGCGAACACAGGGCCAAGGTCGCGGGCAAGTGCGCGCGCGGGTGTGGCATCGGGCTCACAGATGACCGCCCCATCCATGCAGCACCCTGCTGCGAAAGTAGTCGTTCTTGATGCAGAAGGGGAGCAGCTTTATGTCACGGGGAGAGGATTGCTCAGTGGGGAACCTACTCACCTGCGTTGGGGTGGGCATACTTTTGCAATCACGGGATGGGCTGGGCCGTGGCCAGTTGATGAACAGTGGTGGGCGGCAGGGAAACGCTATGCACGCATGCAGGTTAGTACCGATGAACCAAGCGCGTTTCTCTTGGTGTGCAAAGGAACCCGTTGGCGAATCGAAGCGACGTACTAG
- the guaA gene encoding glutamine-hydrolyzing GMP synthase yields MVLHVTQTENSSTPQPVLVVDFGAQYAQLIARRVREVNLYSEVVPHTMSAEEVKAKNPAALILSGGPSSVYAEGAPALQEGLLDLGIPVFGICYGFQAMTNALGGTVAKTGLREYGRTDMTIKGGVLHEGMGSTQPVWMSHGDSVSEAPEGFTVTATTEGAPVAAFECPEKRMAGVQYHPEVLHSPKGQEVLRRFLLETAGLQPTWTAGNIAEQLIEQVREQVGPEGRAICGLSGGVDSAVAAALVQRAIGDRLTCVFVDHGLLRQGEREQVEKDFVAATGAKLVTAHEKDAFLKKLAGVTEPEAKRKAIGAEFIRSFERAVTEVLESAPEGSTVDYLVQGTLYPDVVESGGGSGTANIKSHHNVGGLPDDVEFELVEPLRLLFKDEVRAVGRELGLPEEIVARQPFPGPGLGIRIIGEVTEGRLETLRAADAIARAELTAAGLDNVIWQCPVVLLADVRSVGVQGDGRTYGHPIVLRPVSSEDAMTADWTRIPYEVLERISTRITNEVEEVNRVVLDVTSKPPGTIEWE; encoded by the coding sequence ATGGTGTTACACGTGACTCAGACTGAAAATTCCAGCACCCCGCAGCCAGTACTGGTTGTCGACTTCGGCGCGCAGTATGCGCAGCTCATCGCCCGTCGCGTGCGTGAAGTCAACCTGTACTCCGAGGTTGTTCCCCACACGATGAGTGCCGAGGAGGTTAAGGCTAAGAACCCAGCAGCTTTGATCCTGTCCGGTGGTCCGTCTTCGGTTTACGCCGAGGGAGCCCCGGCTCTCCAGGAAGGCCTGCTGGACTTGGGAATTCCAGTGTTCGGCATCTGTTATGGTTTCCAAGCTATGACGAATGCCCTAGGTGGCACCGTCGCCAAGACGGGTCTGCGCGAATACGGTCGTACCGATATGACCATCAAGGGTGGCGTGCTGCACGAGGGCATGGGCTCTACCCAGCCAGTGTGGATGAGCCACGGTGATTCGGTATCCGAAGCTCCGGAAGGCTTCACTGTCACCGCCACCACTGAAGGCGCACCGGTGGCAGCTTTTGAATGCCCGGAAAAGCGCATGGCAGGTGTGCAGTACCACCCAGAGGTTCTGCATTCCCCGAAGGGGCAGGAGGTGCTGCGTCGCTTCCTCTTGGAAACTGCTGGTTTGCAGCCGACTTGGACTGCGGGAAACATCGCTGAACAGTTGATTGAGCAGGTGCGTGAACAGGTTGGCCCAGAAGGGCGCGCCATTTGCGGACTATCCGGTGGTGTGGATTCGGCTGTTGCCGCCGCGCTGGTACAGCGCGCAATTGGGGATCGGTTGACCTGTGTATTCGTTGATCACGGGTTGCTTCGTCAAGGTGAACGCGAGCAGGTTGAGAAGGACTTTGTGGCAGCGACCGGAGCCAAGCTGGTGACGGCGCACGAAAAGGATGCCTTCCTGAAGAAGCTGGCTGGGGTGACCGAACCCGAGGCGAAGCGTAAGGCCATTGGAGCGGAATTCATCCGTTCCTTTGAACGCGCGGTGACCGAGGTTTTGGAATCTGCCCCGGAAGGTTCCACGGTGGATTACCTTGTGCAGGGAACCCTGTATCCAGACGTTGTCGAATCCGGTGGCGGCAGCGGAACTGCCAACATCAAGAGCCACCACAATGTCGGTGGCTTGCCAGATGACGTGGAATTCGAGCTGGTTGAGCCTTTGCGCTTGCTGTTTAAGGATGAAGTTCGCGCGGTGGGCCGTGAGCTCGGTTTGCCTGAAGAAATCGTGGCACGCCAGCCATTCCCAGGCCCTGGTCTGGGCATCCGAATCATCGGCGAAGTTACCGAGGGTCGTCTGGAAACCCTCCGTGCTGCAGACGCTATTGCTCGCGCGGAGCTCACGGCTGCTGGCCTCGATAACGTCATCTGGCAGTGCCCAGTGGTTTTGCTGGCTGACGTGCGTTCTGTCGGTGTCCAGGGCGATGGCCGTACCTACGGTCACCCTATTGTTCTACGGCCTGTATCCAGTGAAGATGCCATGACTGCTGACTGGACCCGGATCCCATACGAGGTCTTGGAGCGCATCTCCACCCGCATTACCAATGAAGTTGAAGAGGTCAACCGCGTGGTTTTGGACGTCACCTCCAAGCCACCAGGAACCATCGAATGGGAGTAA
- a CDS encoding membrane protein: MNSSATNAQPVIQPPLAVRVVGSVLLGLAVATMAMPLSNGIKVILLILAVGGAMMFTFSHPYRRDVRTEVEKRGERYRTSVNQIMPLFPLWLALMILPAFALNSWVIALIVAVIAGGYAWMVYPHIDGTKHIRPMQN; this comes from the coding sequence ATGAACTCTAGCGCTACCAATGCCCAGCCAGTCATCCAACCCCCGCTCGCTGTGCGAGTCGTGGGCTCCGTTTTATTAGGACTAGCCGTGGCAACGATGGCCATGCCGTTAAGCAACGGGATCAAGGTTATTCTTCTCATCCTTGCCGTCGGCGGAGCAATGATGTTCACCTTCAGCCACCCATACCGCCGGGATGTACGCACAGAAGTCGAAAAACGCGGGGAGCGCTACCGCACCAGCGTTAACCAGATCATGCCCTTATTCCCCCTATGGCTGGCACTGATGATCCTGCCAGCATTCGCACTCAACTCATGGGTTATTGCCCTAATAGTTGCAGTCATCGCAGGCGGTTACGCATGGATGGTCTACCCACACATCGACGGCACCAAGCACATCCGCCCAATGCAGAATTGA
- a CDS encoding methionine ABC transporter permease: MDWDRLGPTFTKALTSTLYMVSVTLLISAVLGLVLGMLLYTTREGGVLANKPVYWTLNVLVNFVRPIPFIILLTAIGPLTEVIAGSRIGTEAAIVGMVLAATFGAARIVEQNLVSIDPGVVEAAKAMGASPLRIIFSVIIPEALGPLILGFTFMFIAIVDMSAMAGYIGAGGLGDFAIVYGYRAFNDQVTWITVAVIIVIVQIAQLGGNWLAKKIMRR; the protein is encoded by the coding sequence ATGGACTGGGATCGCTTAGGCCCCACGTTCACCAAGGCGCTGACCTCCACCTTGTACATGGTGTCCGTCACGCTACTGATTTCTGCTGTGCTTGGCTTGGTCCTCGGCATGCTGCTCTACACCACTCGCGAAGGTGGCGTACTGGCGAACAAGCCGGTCTACTGGACTTTGAATGTGCTGGTGAATTTTGTTCGCCCCATTCCGTTCATCATTTTGCTCACGGCGATTGGCCCGCTCACGGAAGTGATTGCGGGCAGCCGTATCGGCACGGAGGCGGCCATCGTCGGTATGGTGTTGGCCGCGACATTCGGTGCCGCGCGCATCGTCGAGCAGAACTTGGTTTCCATCGATCCCGGAGTGGTCGAGGCCGCCAAAGCCATGGGTGCCTCGCCATTACGGATCATCTTCTCGGTGATCATCCCCGAGGCACTCGGACCTCTGATTCTGGGCTTCACCTTCATGTTCATCGCGATCGTAGATATGTCCGCGATGGCCGGTTACATCGGCGCTGGTGGCCTGGGTGACTTCGCCATCGTCTACGGTTACCGCGCGTTCAACGACCAGGTCACGTGGATCACCGTGGCCGTGATCATCGTGATCGTGCAGATCGCCCAGCTGGGCGGCAACTGGTTGGCGAAGAAGATCATGCGCCGCTAG
- a CDS encoding methionine ABC transporter ATP-binding protein gives MADNLGTASAAHAASANSAGGATGEANPATGATRPATGATPAASDGNRQKTGTSIEFRNVRKVFHQGKREIVALDDVNISIPAGSIVGIIGYSGAGKSTLVRQINGLDRPTSGQILLDGQDIVGLPESKMRKLRSNIGMIFQQFNLFQSRNVAGNVAYPLGLQGVEKKEKQARVAELLEFVGLQDKGKAYPEQLSGGQKQRVGIARALATNPSLLLADEATSALDPSTTRDVLELLRRVNRELGITIVVITHEMEVVRSIADQVVVMQGGKVVEQGSVYEVFSNPATDVAANFVATSLRNTPDQVESEALQTGTGRLFTVTLAEGIGFFSAVSALDSNHVSVNIVHGGVTTLQQHSFGKLTLRLTPKDEEGERAIQQFYETMSATTDVEEIR, from the coding sequence ATGGCCGACAACCTCGGCACCGCCTCTGCTGCGCATGCTGCCAGCGCGAATAGCGCTGGTGGCGCAACCGGTGAAGCCAACCCAGCCACCGGCGCAACCCGCCCAGCCACCGGCGCAACCCCCGCAGCTTCCGATGGCAACCGTCAAAAAACCGGCACGTCCATTGAGTTCCGCAATGTCCGCAAAGTCTTTCACCAAGGCAAGCGCGAAATTGTAGCGCTCGACGATGTCAATATTTCCATCCCCGCCGGCTCGATCGTGGGCATCATCGGTTATTCCGGTGCTGGCAAATCCACGCTCGTGCGGCAGATCAACGGGCTCGACCGCCCCACCTCAGGGCAGATTTTGCTCGACGGGCAAGACATCGTGGGACTGCCGGAATCCAAGATGCGCAAGTTGCGCTCCAACATTGGAATGATCTTCCAGCAGTTCAACCTATTCCAGTCACGTAATGTTGCCGGGAATGTGGCGTACCCGCTGGGGCTGCAGGGCGTCGAAAAGAAAGAAAAGCAAGCCCGCGTGGCTGAGCTGCTTGAATTCGTCGGCCTGCAAGACAAAGGCAAAGCCTACCCAGAGCAGCTTTCGGGTGGTCAGAAACAACGCGTGGGCATTGCACGCGCACTGGCAACCAACCCCAGTTTGCTGCTGGCGGATGAGGCAACGTCCGCGCTGGATCCATCCACGACACGCGATGTGCTGGAACTGCTACGGCGCGTGAACCGCGAACTTGGGATCACGATCGTGGTGATTACCCACGAGATGGAAGTAGTGCGATCGATCGCCGACCAGGTTGTTGTGATGCAGGGCGGCAAAGTTGTGGAGCAGGGATCGGTGTACGAGGTGTTCTCCAACCCCGCTACCGATGTAGCTGCGAACTTCGTGGCAACCTCTCTGCGCAATACGCCTGACCAGGTGGAAAGCGAAGCTCTGCAGACCGGAACCGGGCGTTTGTTCACGGTAACGCTGGCCGAGGGCATCGGCTTCTTCAGTGCTGTTTCCGCCCTCGACAGTAATCACGTCAGCGTGAATATCGTCCACGGCGGTGTCACCACGTTGCAGCAACATTCTTTCGGCAAGCTCACCTTGCGCTTAACACCGAAGGATGAGGAGGGCGAGCGCGCCATCCAACAGTTCTACGAGACTATGTCCGCCACCACCGACGTGGAGGAGATCCGATGA